A single Lactuca sativa cultivar Salinas chromosome 8, Lsat_Salinas_v11, whole genome shotgun sequence DNA region contains:
- the LOC111900754 gene encoding zinc finger A20 and AN1 domain-containing stress-associated protein 4, giving the protein MAEEQKWQEASNHVLCANNCGFFGSPTTLNMCSKCYKDHCMKEQQMSTAKIAVEKSLTHPQHESETSLAESSSSSSSAVASVSVLPDQPISNPVDADLVSPSSNDVKPQQRNRCGSCKKRVGLTGFTCKCGTTFCGTHRYPEKHDCSYDFKTVGKEAIAKANPVVKAAKLEKI; this is encoded by the coding sequence ATGGCCGAGGAACAGAAATGGCAGGAAGCAAGCAATCACGTGCTCTGTGCTAATAACTGTGGATTCTTCGGGAGTCCCACCACGCTCAATATGTGTTCAAAGTGCTACAAAGATCACTGCATGAAGGAACAGCAGATGTCGACGGCGAAGATCGCCGTCGAGAAGAGCCTCACGCATCCACAGCACGAATCGGAAACATCTCTAGCGGAATCTTCCTCATCCTCATCTTCCGCTGTAGCATCTGTTTCCGTTTTACCGGATCAGCCGATATCCAATCCGGTGGACGCCGATCTTGTGTCTCCGTCGTCTAACGACGTGAAACCGCAGCAACGGAATCGGTGTGGATCATGCAAGAAGCGTGTTGGGCTCACGGGGTTTACATGTAAATGTGGAACGACGTTCTGTGGGACCCACAGGTACCCGGAGAAGCACGACTGCTCGTATGATTTCAAGACGGTGGGGAAAGAGGCGATAGCGAAGGCGAATCCGGTGGTGAAGGCGGCGAAGCTGGAGAAGATTTGA